One Arvicanthis niloticus isolate mArvNil1 chromosome 3, mArvNil1.pat.X, whole genome shotgun sequence DNA segment encodes these proteins:
- the LOC143441641 gene encoding uncharacterized protein LOC143441641, with product MGGSGGGAPEEEKPTGEPTTSEPRSPGPRRAAGAGTRTSCRRGPVHPGGRPPAAVIVRRTPPTSVVRAPGSALRAAGQAGGGRPRSEPSKVARGGGEGGAGGVGGERAPGRRGRLDARPERHSRGEERRRAGGGRVPAPHLRPAPSSPQPLRPRRDQPPLKLVSGKCGPPPPLPGPGPSPRQGEPGHCLGTAESHSPLQRPSSDLRRHTGPAPLRSAPPRRQVRRKVDRGQGGATPQLCLTWACGRSQCLSCTTKPSAGRSATAETRAMVPGVEQDAKARRSQQQLAGDSWH from the exons atgggaggaagCGGGGGAGGGGCGCCCGAGGAGGAGAAGCCAACGGGGGAACCCACGACCTCAGAGCCCCGCAGCCCAGGTCCGCGGAG GGCCGCGGGAGCGGGGACTCGCACAAGTTGCCGCCGCGGCCCGGTCCACCCCGGCGGGCGCCCTCCCGCCGCGGTCATTGTTCGCCGCACGCCTCCTACCTCGGTGGTTCGGGCTCCGGGCAGCGCGCTGCGGGCTGCAGGGCAG GCAGGCGGCGGCCGGCCGAGGTCCGAGCCATCAAAGGTGGCGCGGGGCGGAGGGGAGGGCGGAGCAGGCGGGGTGGGTGGGGAGCGCGCTCCGGGTCGCCGCGGCCGCCTCGACGCCCGGCCCGAGCGCCACTCGCGTGGGGAGGAGCGGCGCAGAGCGGGCGGTGGCCGCGTCCCCGCCCCGCACCTTCGCCCGGCTCCCAGCTCCCCGCAGCCGCTGCGCCCGCGCCGGGACCAGCCGCCTCTGAAGCTGGTGAGCGGGAAGTGCGGGCCACCGCCGCCCCTCCCAGGGCCTGGGCCGAGCCCTCGGCAGGGGGAGCCTGGGCACTGCCTGGGGACGGCAGAGAGCCACAGCCCCCTCCAGCGTCCGAGCAGTGACCTGCGCCGGCACACCGGCCCCGCCCCGCTCCGCTCCGCCCCGCCCCGGAGGCAGGTGCGCAGAAAGGTGGACCGCGGGCAGGGCGGCGCCACCCCGCAGCTGTGCCTTACTTGGGCTTGCGGCAGGAGCCAGTGTCTGAGCTGCACCACCAAGCCGAGCGCGGGAAGAAGCGCCACCGCGGAGACGCGAGCGATGGTCCCTGGTGTCGAGCAGGATGCGAAGGCCCGGAGGAGCCAGCAGCAGCTGGCGGGAGATTCGTGGCACTGA